From a single Plectropomus leopardus isolate mb unplaced genomic scaffold, YSFRI_Pleo_2.0 unplaced_scaffold3071, whole genome shotgun sequence genomic region:
- the LOC121938658 gene encoding RNA-binding protein 20-like gives GQDHYSTDENVSSDLNKDDSVVFEEQCDKAGDTSPEPHSSSSSEQSSRARGGRLSSIVSSSGRQTSTRSPRDSKNSPKSSKSSSSPCSEPNKCPTKPSSSVSVDHQTDQQMHDQDNSCEAQRTGPEEGHTLNKESFQVLDSVDHKDRASPDESSEMNSSLQVLDGVTKDQAATGQPYSHLVQDDGFTVKQLSEEDATSTGAKSDSEGKGQETYSVDTHSEQEPTDKGEEDTRPKDEDKSQVIDSLEDQQTTTKTASEPGMKRKGNTRRQVDSVEGELVQDAAIAESFGRRRSARGKNKDDTANDKPTVTTRSTGGKREITAKKDTSNERTKREDMPALRQTPARKQNMEKASKKEEKTPSKGSTLSKRSDSVVKEEGATNKLLDSAEEAAVKDDQPASRRKGQRGRPKKEVKTSESASVKKGDNNATEKVADKDDHVLDSVEDEMVDDQHLTAQKMQRNRSSSRGGGSGGETEKTSRCTKRKHNDDTVLEESMTVDEVEDEKEGVKTRTRGRPNKRTKQTPVRKSTRLKQATVKENEPVGTEALPPSSVNVCSSPHKHLSTLSSDGQPEIQKTEVESASQADVDVASAGQEPNPEIPESQKLEGCLEQGEEEREGWIRADMKVASKWRREPLRREAKRSRCQSPCDAAAVKPSDLLGQEFVVFKSGYFCNLCRVFWPNESTAKNLHCSSQRHHDNLQKYYQKLQQEFVCKKLHTKSSRFNS, from the exons GGTCAGGATCATTATTCTAcagatgaaaatgtttcatcagACCTCAACAAGGATGACTCAGTTGTCTTTGAGGAACAATGTGATAAAGCGGGAGACACAAGCCCTGAGCCTCATAGCTCGTCCTCCTCCGAGCAGTCCTCCAGAGCAAGAGGAGGGAGGTTAAGCTCCATTGTGTCGTCCTCTGGCAGACAGACCTCAACAAGGTCTCCAAGAGACTCTAAAAACTCACCTAAGTCATCAAAAAGCTCGAGTTCTCCTTGCTCTGAGCCCAACAAATGCCCAACAAAACCCtcgtcctctgtctctgttgatCATCAAACAGATCAACAGATGCACGACCAAGACAACAGCTGCGAAGCTCAACGAACTGGACCTGAGGAAGGCCACACTTTGAACAAGGAAAGCTTTCAGGTCTTGGACAGTGTTGACCATAAAGACAGAGCCAGCCCAGATGAGTCCAGTGAAATGAACAGTTCCTTACAAGTTTTAGACGGTGTTACCAAAGACCAAGCAGCTACAGGTCAACCGTACAGTCACCTGGTCCAAGACGATGGTTTCACAGTAAAGCAACTTTCTGAGGAAGATGCAACTTCGACAGGTGCCAAATCTGATTCGGAGGGTAAAGGTCAAGAGACATATAGTGTAGATACACATAGTGAACAAGAACCGACGGACAAGGGAGAAGAAGACACAAGGCCAAAGGACGAAGACAAATCTCAGGTAATTGATTCTTTAGAAGATCAACAAACGACTACAAAGACTGCGTCAGAGCCTGGTATGAAGAGAAAAGGAAACACAAGAAGGCAAGTAGATTCTGTTGAAGGAGAACTGGTTCAAGATGCTGCCATAGCAGAAAGTTTTGGTAGAAGAAGGAGCGCAAGAGGAAAGAATAAGGATGACACTGCCAACGATAAACCAACCGTCACAACAAGATCTACCGgaggaaaaagggaaataacAGCGAAGAAAGATACCTCCAATGAGAGAACAAAAAGGGAGGACATGCCAGCATTGAGGCAAACCCCTGCCAGAAagcaaaacatggaaaaagcatcaaagaaggaggagaaaactCCTTCAAAGGGGAGCACGCTGTCAAAGAGGAGTGACAGTGTTGTAAAAGAGGAGGGTGCTACGAATAAGTTATTGGACTCCGCGGAGGAAGCCGCTGTCAAGGATGATCAGCCTGCTTCAAGAAGAAAAGGACAAAGGGGAAGACCAAAGAAAGAagttaaaacatctgaaagtgCATCAGTGAAGAAGGGTGACAATAACGCAACTGAAAAAGTGGCCGATAAAGACGATCACGTTCTTGACTCTGTGGAGGACGAGATGGTTGATGATCAGCATCTCACAGCACAGAAGATGCAGAGGAAccggagcagcagcagaggaggaggcagtGGTGGTGAAACGGAGAAAACCTCGAGATGCACCAAACGCAAACACAATGATGATACAG ttttagAAGAAAGCATGACAGTAGACGAAGTGGAAGACGAAAAGGAAGGGGTAAAAACTAGGACAAGAGGACGACCCAACAAGAGAACCAAACAGACCCCCG TGAGAAAATCTACCAGATTGAAACAAGCgactgtaaaagaaaatgaaccaGTTGGCACTGAAGCACTGCCTCCCTCTTCGGTCAATGTCTGCTCATCACCGCACAAACATCTGTCTACGTTGTCAAGCGACGGCCAGCCAGAGATACAGAAGACTGAGGTGGAATCAGCGAGCCAAGCTGACGTTGATGTGGCCTCTGCAGGGCAGGAGCCCAATCCGGAAATCCCCGAGAGCCAGAAACTGGAGGGATGTTTGGagcaaggagaggaggagagggaaggatgGATCAGAGCGGACATGAAAG TTGCGAGTAAATGGAGGAGGGAGCCGCTTAGACGTGAAGCGAAGCGATCTCGTTGTCAGTCTCCTTGTGATGCCGCCGCTGTCAAACCCAGCGACCTTCTCG GTCAGGAGTTTGTCGTCTTCAAATCAGGGTATTTCTGTAATCTCTGCCGTGTTTTCTGGCCGAACGAGAGCACCGCCAAGAACCTCCACTGCAGCAGCCAGAGACACCACGACAACCTGcag aaatattACCAGAAGCTTCAACAGGAATTTGTGTGTAAGAAGTTACACACAAAGTCCTCAAGGTTCAATTCCTGA